GGGATCGAACTCGTAGCCGACCCGCACGAACTCGCACAGACCTGTGACGTGCTGTCCCTGCACTTGCCGTTGACGGAGGCTACCCACCACATCGTCGATCGCGAGCTGCTCGCCCGGATGCGTTCGGACGCGATCCTGTTGAACACCTCCCGTGGCGAGCTGGTCGACGAGGACGCGTTGATCGAGGCCATGGAAAGCCGAGGGATCCGGGCGGGCATCGACGTGTTCCGCGACGAGCCGGAGGGCGGAACGGGAAACATCACGTCGCGGCTGGCCGCTCACCCCAACGTGTACGGCACGCATCACATCGGGGCCTCCACCGAGCAGGCGCAGCAAGCCGTGGCCGACGAAGTGGTACACATGATCGGGGCTTTCCGGGCGGGAAGCGTACTGCACTGTGTCAACGAACAGCACTCACCGCCCGAGCGGACCGGAGCCGCGGCGGTGTCGGCACGTTCCGGTGGTGTCTCATGAACGCCCCGCGCATCCAGCACACCACTACCGTCCCCCGAAACAGCGATCATCATTCCGGTGGAATCACGGTACGCCACCCGCGGCTGCTGGTGCTCGACCAGCGAGGTAGCGAACCACTGGACGGCTCCATCGAGCCCGAACGGGTGAGGCGACTGCTCGGCGGTGGCGGCTACACCCGCCCGCCACTGCCGACCGTGGTGGTCTACCGGCTGCGGGCGGGCAGGCACCAACAGACCGGCGTGGTCGTCGAGGTCTCGCTCGACGACTACCGAGCGGGCAGAATCCGCCGCCACGAGGCCACCAGACCCGAGCGGGAACACCGCATCGAACAGCTCACCGAGGCAAGCGGCGTCGAACAGATGCCGGTGACGCTCACGCATCCGGACCGGCCGCGTCTGAGCGAGTTCCTCGCCGGAGTGACCGAGCGGGAACCCGATCTTCAGGCGGACGCCACCGGCGGAGTTCGGCACAGCGTGTGGCTGCGACAGGACACCGTGCTGGCCAGAGCAGTGCGGGAGGAACTGGCGAGTGTTCCGGCGGTCTACATCGCGGACGGCCACCACCGGATGGCGGTCGCCGAGCGGAACGGCCGGTCACACCGACACTCCACGGAGGAGGATCCGCGCGCGTTCACGTTGGCCGCGTTGTTTCCCAGCAGCCAGATGCGCATTCTCGGTTACCACCGTTGTCTGCCCGCGCACCGTGAGCTGTCCACGGCGTGGGTGCTCGAACGACTGACGGCGTTGCCGGTGGTCACACGAATCGAGGAATGCACCTCGACCGCCACGACCAATCCGGCAGCGGGAGTGGTGTTGCTCCGCCTCAACGACCGGTGTTTCCGGCTTTGGCTGCGCTCGCCCATCGAGCCGAACCAGGTGCGGGCGGGGCTGGACGCGGTGTTGCTCGACGAGCAGTTGTTGCCCGCCGTCTCCCGTATCGTCGATCAGAACGGACAACACGGTGAGAGTTCCGACGGCGGGGGAAAGTGCTGGTGCTCGTCCCGGAACGCGATCTGCCTGGTGCCGCACCCACCAACGGTGGAACAGGTCATGGCGGTGTCCGACTCGGGGTCGGTGATGCCACCGAAATCGACCTGGTTCGACCCGAAGGCCGTCGCCGGGCTCTTCGCTCGCGAACTGCGCTAGCTCCGATCCCGGCCGCGGGCACGAGAGCACCCGGCACGGCCGGTTGACGCTACCGATGCCCGATCGGGAGCGGGAGCATGTACTCACCGTCAAACGTAGTGAGATCACCGAGCTGCGACGAGTAGTCGACGACATCGAACGGGTGAGCGCCCGAGCGGAACGACTGCTGTCCGAGCAGCGGACGCCGCTTCCGGAGGAGCCCGATCACGAAGCCGTTTCGGCATGGTCCATACGGGCACAACGATCCCACTGGGGATGGGCGTGACACCGCTTGCTCGCTCACCGACCGGCAACCCGGATAAGACTGTGGCGTTTGAGCGCCACAGCGTGGGGAAACACTCGAGAAGGACATCCTGATGTGGTCGGGCGGGAAATGTCCCGGAGCACCCGGCGGGAAAACACCGGAGGTGAACGATGGGCACGGTACGAGAAATCATGCACCCTGGAGCCGACTGCGTACGCACCTCGGAGACCGCGGCCGACGCCGCCCGGCTCATGGCACGTCTCGCGGTCGGCGCACTTCCCATCTGTGGCAAGGACGACAGGATCAAGGGCATGGTTACGGATCGGGACATCGTGATCAAAGTGGTGGCCGAGGGACGGGACGCCGGGACGTTCCCGGCGGGCGATCTCAACCAGCAGGAGGCCGTCACGATCGGCGCCGACGATACGACCGACGAGGCGATGCGCGTCATGAACGAGCACCGGATCCGGCGCCTTCCCGTGATCGACGGGGAACGGCTCGTGGGCATGCTCACGGTTGCCGACATGGCACGCACCATGCCGGAGCCCCGGGTGGGCGAACTGGTCGAGTCGCTCTCCGAGGCGTGAAGCGGGTAAATCCCCGTGAACCGGGGACACGGACGTTCGCGAGAACGTTCCCTCACTGGCTCGCGCGACGAGACTCGGGCTCACCCGAACGAGATCAGGAGGCGGTCACCCCGAACACCAGCCCCAGCAGGAAAGTCATCACCGCTGCTCCGGCTCCGATAGCGAGCTGACGCAGGGCGCGCGGCAGCGGGGCGGCTCCGGACAGCACCCCTACTGTGGCTCCGGTGAGCAGCAACGCCGAACCGCTCAACGCCGCGGCTACCAGCACGGCGAGCAGGCCGTGGAGCCCGAGGAGAAACGGCAGTACCGGCAACAGCGCCCCGATGGCGAAGGCCGCGAAACTGGAGGCGGCGGCTTTCGCACCACTGCCGACCACTTCCCCACCGTCGGGCTCCTCACCCGCTGGATGCTGTTCCGGAACGGGTCGGCGCAGTACCACTTCGGCACGTCGCTCGGCCTCCGTGGCCGACATACCACGTGCCCGGTACACCAGAGCGAGTTCGTTGGCGTCCACATCCAGTAGCGGCACCGCGCCGTCCGCCGTGTCGTCGGGCTTTCCCGCCGCGATGAGTTCTCGCTGCGAGCTCACGGACACGAACTCGCCCGCGGCCATGGACAGCGCTCCGGCCAACAGCCCGGACAATCCGGTCAAAACCACCAGGGTGGTACCCGCTCCTCCCCCGATCACACCGAGCACCAGGGCGAAATTGCTGACCAGACCGTCGTTGATGCCGAAAACGGCCGCTCGTAGCGTTCCGGACATCCGTGCCCGCCCCTGTGCGGCCAGCGCGCGTACCACTTCGCCGTGCACACGCTCGTCGGCGGCCATGGCCTCGGTGGCGTCGGCAGTGGACTCGTAGTTGGAACGGATTTCGGCACGCTGCACCAGCGCCAGCACGAAGATCCATCCGAATCCGCGAGCGAGGAAGGCCAACACCCGCATTCGGAACGTGGCGCGGCGCGGCTCACCGATGTACTCCCCGAGCAGACGCCGCCAGTGCTCGGCGTGACGCTGCTCGGCCTCGGCCAACCGCAACAGGATCTCCCGTTCGGTGCCGTGCCTGCGGTCGGCGAGCTCACGATAAACGGTGGCCTCGGCTCGTTCGTCGGCCAGCATCCTGCGCCAGGCCCGTAGTTTCGCGGCGGATGGCGGGTGCCTGTCGGCGGCTGGCTGCTCGGACACGACATCGAGGATGCCACTCGTCGCGGAACCGGGCCGTTCGAGGCCCGAACCGGAAGAAGCCCGGTCCGAAAAGAACCCCGGTGCGTTCGACGAGGAGTTCCGGTCCGGACCGAAAGTCCGTACGCAGCGGTCCGGACCGAAGGGGCGGGGCGTGACACGCCCACGGCACGGTAACCAGCACGGTTGCCGATTCGGGGTTCCGGGGTAAGCATGGCGCTCGCAGTAACCCCCGAGTGGAGGACCGCAGCCATGCGTTCGAGCACAGACCGAATCCTCACCACCCAGGCTGGAAGTCTGCCGCGTCCGGAAGAACTCATCGAGCTCAATCGTTCCCGGGCCGAGGGAGGTATCGATGAGCAGCAGTACCACAGCGGAGTGAACCAAGCCGTCACCGAACTGGTGGAACGGCAACGCGGTGCCGGACTCGATCTGGTCGGAGACGGGGAATTCGGCAAATCGGTGAGTCAACGGGTGGACTACGGGGCCTGGTGGTCGTACTCGTTCCAACGGCTCGGTGGGCTGGAGCTCGCCGATTCCTCGCTGTTCGAGACGAGTCACGAGGGACGGCGAGCCACCGAAGAAGTGGCTCTGACCAGTTTCGGGAATCGACGGGACCGTGTCAGGTTCGCCGAAGCCTACGCCGATCCGACATCGGGTGTGGAGGTCTCCACCAGTCCGATGAGCTTCCCCGTGTGCCGAGGACCGCTGACCTACGTCGGCCACGAAGCGATCAACGCCGACATCGCGAGGTTCAAACGTGCGCTGCGGGCCAACGGCCTGGAGGAAGGCTTCATGACGGCGATCGCCCCGGCGAGCTGTTCCCGGATCGGCAACGAGTACTACGACAGCCAGGAGGAGTTCCTCTACGCGTGTGCGGAGGCGATGCGGGAGGAGTACAAGGCGATCATCGACGCCGGTCTCATTCTGCAGCTCGACGATCCCGCCATCGCGGAGAACTGGGACCAGGTGAACCCGGAACCGTCCGTGGCGGACTACAAGCGGTTCACCATGCGCCGCGTGGAGGCGCTCAACCATGCGATCCGTGGTCTGCCCAAGGACCGCATCCGGTTCCACCTGTGCTGGGGCAGCTGGCACGGCCCGCACACCACTGATCTGCCGATGCGCGATCTCGTCGACGTCCTGCTCTCGATCGATGTGCGAGCCTACTCGTTCGAGGCGGGCAACGTCCGGCACGAGCACGAGTGGAAGGTCTGGCAGGACGTCACTCTGCCGGACGACAAACTGATCCTGCCCGGTGTGGTCAGCCACGCTACCAACGTGGTCGAGCATCCCGAACTGGTCGCCGACCGCATCGTGCGGTTCGCGGAATGCGTGGGGCGTGAGCGAGTGGTGGCCTCCACGGACTGTGGGCTGGGCGGACGGGTCCATCCGCAACTGGCCTGGGCGAAACTGGAATCGCTGGCACAGGGCGCGGAACTGGCGACCGAACGTCTCTGGCCCTGAGCGCGTGACAGCAGCGGCGCTTTCTCCGCCACTGTCGCGGAGGAAGCGCCACGGTTGCGATGTTCGGGCACGGAAACCTCGGAACCGTTCCCGAGAGCGGATGATTGACCTAGCATCGCCGATGATGGACACCTCCGGTTCCCAGGAAGCGCTGTCGCTCTCGGAAGCGGAACGGGAATGGCTGATTCGTTGGACGAGACTGCCGTCCACCTCGCAAGCGGTCGCGCTGCGCTGTCGTATCGTGCTGGAGTGCGCACGCGGGCTGTCCGACGCGAGCGTTGCCCGCGAAGTCGGAGTTTCCGCACAGGTGGTCGGCAAATGGCGGCGGCGCTTCCGCCAGGGACGGCTCGCGGCGTTGAAGGACCGGCCCCGTTCGGGGGCACCACGGTCGATCTCGGAGGAACAGGTACAGACGATTCTGGAAGCGGTACTGACCGAACCACCACCGAACGGCATCAGGTGGACCAAGCGCGCGCTGTCCAGTCGGGCCGGAGTGTCCCCCTCCTCGGTGATGCGAATTCTGTACCGACTCGGCATCAGCACCGCACAAACCGGTCGAACGAACGAAGCCACCAGGAACGCCCCCTGGACGGCCCTCTACCTCGCTCCGCCGGAGTCGATCATGGTCATGGCCTTCGACGAGAGTCACGATCCCGACAACGGTGCGGGCAGGGTTTTCCCACCGGCTCCCGGTGACCACGACGTGGTGCTGCGTACGGAACTGGCGAACCGCCTCTCCCATCCCACCGGAAACGACAGTTCGGGGAATCTGGTGCGGTTCCTCCGCGACCTGGAGAACCGAAAATTCGACAACCGCGACATTCACCTGATCTGTCACGGTCACGGAACTCGCAAGATCGAGGCGATCCGCCGCTGGCAGGAACAGCACTCCGGACTGCACCTGCACTTCACACCGGACAAGGAACTGTGGCTCCGGCTGGTGGAGCGCTACTTCACACCGCTGCTCACCTCCACCGTCTCCGACGGACGGTCACCGCTCACCGTGTTCGCGGCGGAGCTGCGCCGCTGGTCGCGGCAACGTCGCAGAGCGGACGCGCTCACGTGGTTCCATCCTTGAGCGGAAAAGCCACATCGGGAAACACGAATTTGTGGTCCGCTCGGCCACGGAGGGCGATCACGGTAGCCTACATTGCCCGCCATGACGGAACGAGAACCCGACGACGAGCACGAGGCGGACCAGCGCGGCACGACACGACGCACCGCTCTCGCCGCGTTCGGCGGTCTGGGAATCGGCACACTCGCCGCGGGAACCGGCCGGGAGCCGGCGAACGCGACCGGATCCGCCGAGGAGACCCAGTCCGGCGGGCGATTTCAACCCTCCTGCGTGCTGGCACCGGAACAGATGGAAGGTCCCTACTATCTGGACTACCGGATTCTCCGAAGGAACATAACCGAGCACAAACGCGGTATCGACCTGCTGCTGAACATCGTCGTGGTGGACGCCTCAAACTGTGAACCGCTGCCCGGCATCGCGGTCGACATCTGGCACTGCGACGCGCTCGGCGTCTATTCCTCCTACACCGAGTACGACGACGGCGAGATCCCACCGCTGGACGAAACCGGACACGCCGAGCCGACCGACCACACCACATGGCTACGTGGTGTGCAGCTGACCGATCGACGCGGTTTCGCGAATTTCCGCAGCATCGTGCCCGGTTGGTACCGGGGGCGGACCACGCACATCCATATCAAGACGATCACCGGTGGACACCGCGAGGACGGCAGCTGGCGGGGCGGGGACACCTCACACACCGGCCAGCTCTACTTTCCGCGGGAGTTCAACGAACGCCTAGCCCGCACCGAACCGTATTCGCACAACACCGTCCCACGCACCACCAACGCCGAAGACCTGTTGTATAACTCGGGTGACGAGGGCCCGATGACGCGATTGCGGATCGGGCGTGTGCCGGTTGGATCCGTCCGACCGACGATCAGCGCTTCGATCGTGCTGGGCATCCACCCGGAAGCGACACCGCCGCCGGAGGGGTTGCCCCCAGGAACGCAGCCACCGGGCTGAGCGAAGTTCGAGGAGGCCCCGACCCGCTCGGCCGGGCCTCCTCGATCGCGTCGTCCGAGCACCCGACGGTCGACTCACAGAGTGCTCGGACGACCCGGCTGGAAAACTTCGCTCAGTGCGAGGAGGCTTTCTCCGCCCCGGCACCGGTCAGGGAACGCACCTCCATCTCGGCGTACTTGGCCTCGTCGTGTTCGCCGGAGAGCACGGTGCCGAGCCAACCGAGGAAGAACGAGGCCGGGATGGAGACCAGACCGGGGTTCTCCAGCGGGAACCACTGGAAGTCCACGCCGCTGAGCATGGCGGTCTCACTGCCGGACACAGCGGGCGAGAACACGATGAGCAGTATCGCGATGCCCAGACCACCGTAGATACTGCACAACGCGCCGGTGGTGTTGAACCGCTTCCAGAACAACGAGTACAGAATCGTCGGCAGGTTCGCCGAAGCGGCGACCGCGAACGCCAGGGCCACCAGGAACGCCACGTTCTGGTTGCGGGCGAGGATGCCGCCGACGATGGCCACGGCACCGATCACCACGGCGGTGATCCGTGCGACGCGGACCTCCGCCTGCTTGTCGGAGACCTCGCCCCTCTTGATGACGTTGGCGTAGATGTCGTGCGCGAAGGATGCGGACGCCGTGATCGTCAGTCCCGCCACCACCGCGAGGATGGTCGCGAAGGCCACGGCGGAGATGAAGCCCAGCAGGACCGGACCACCCAGCGCCTGGGCCAACAACGGTGCCGCGGAGTTGGAGGCACCCGGGGCCTGGCTGATCGTCTCCGGTCCGACCATGGCGGCCGCGCCGTAGCCGAGCACCAGGGAGAACAGGTAGAACAGCCCGATCAGGAAGATGGCCCAGACCACGGAACGACGCGCTTCCCGTGAGGTCGGGACGGTGTAGAACCGCATCAGTACGTGCGGCAGACCCGCCGTGCCTAGCACCAGCGCCAGCCCCAGCGATAGGAAGTCCAACTTGCTGATCTCGGAGGTACCGTACTTCGCCCCCGGTTCGAGCAGTCGCTGTCCGTCGGCACCGGCCTTGTCCACCGCTCCCTGCAGCAGAGCCGAGAAGTCGAAACCGTACTTGGCGAGCACCCAGAGGGTCATCGCACCGGCACCGGCTATCAGCAGGCCCGCCTTGATGATCTGCACCCAGGTCGTCCCCTTCATACCACCGACGAGGACGTAAATGATCATGATGACGCCGACGATGGCGATCACCAGGCTGACACCGACCGGGTTGCTGATTCCCAGCAGCAGTGACACCAGTACTCCGGCCCCGGCCATCTGGGCCAGCAGGTAGAAGAAGCTCACCGCCAGTGTCGAGGTCGCGGCGGCCGCCCGCACCGGACGTTGGCGCATCCGGAAGGCGAGCACGTCACCCATGGTGAACTTGCCGGTGTTGCGCAGCAGTTCGGCGACCAGCAGCAGCGCGACGAGCCAGGCAACGAGAAAGCCGATCGAGTACAGGAAGCCGTCGTAGCCGTACAGCGCGATGGCACCGACGATCCCGAGGAAGGACGCCGCGGAGAGGTAGTCACCGGAGATGGCTATCCCGTTCTGCGGACCGGAGAACGCTCGCCCGGCGGCGTAGTAGTCCGAGGCGGTCTTGGTGGTGCGACTGGCGCGCAACACCACGACCAGGGTAACGACGACGAAAGCGACGAATATACTGATGTTGATGACGGGATTGCTGCCCTGCAGCCCACCGCTCTGCGCCAACTGGGTCATTCCGACCTCCCCTCGATCTCCTCACGGATCCTGCCCGCCACCGGATCGAGCCGCCGGTTCGCGAACCGCACGTAGATTCCGGTGATCACGAAGGTGGACACGAACTGCAGCAGTCCCAGCACCAGACCAACGTTGATGTTGCCGACGAGCTTGATCGACATGAATCCGTGGGCGTAGTCGGCGAGCAACACGTACAGCAGGTACCAGCTCAGAAACAGCACGGCCACGGGAAAGACGAAACCGCGCAACCTGCGGCGCAGGGCCACGAAGTCCGCGCTGGCGTGGGCCTCCTTCCACTGTTCGACCGTCGGGTCACGGGACTCGGACTCGTCGGTTGTCACGAGCGACCTCCTCACACGAAAGAGTGACTCAAGGCACAGTAGGAAGAGCGCGCCGTGTTGGGGAGGCACGTGGGACGAATGGGCGAACCGTGCGACGAGCGGTGGACGAGCGGGGCGACGAACGAGACGAACGAGACGAACGAGACGCTCCCGGAGAAGACGACGCGGGCGACGCGGAATCCGTCACCGATCCTCACCGCCCGGATTCCGACGTCGTCCGTTGGTCCAGATGCAGCCGCAGCATGGCCGACCTGGACCGCGAGGAGGCACCGCTTCGCAGTGAGACCAGCACCATCGTGCCGAAGGCCAGCGGTACCGCCCACGGCGCCGGTTGAGCCAGCAGAATCGCCCACCAGCCACGCAGCTCCGGACCGAACAGCGTCACCACGATTCCGGCCGAGGAACCGAGCAGTCCGACAAGTACGCCGCTGACAGCGCCCGCCGCCGTGAGCCGCCACCACCAGATCCCCAACACCAGCAGCGGGCAGAAGGTCGCCGCCGCGAGTGTGAACGCCCAGGTGACCAGAATGTTGGTTTCCAGCGGAGCCGCGAACAGCGCCAGCAGGATGACCACCGCGGCCGCGAGCAGAGCGGTACCGCGCAGTCGCCCCAGACCTCCGGGCGCGAGGTCGTGCGAGACGGCTCCCGCGAGTACCAGTAACAGTCCCAACGAGGTGGCCAGGAACGCCGCGAACGCACCACCGGTCAACAGCACGGTGAACAGCGTGCCCACCCAACCGCCGTCCACGCGCGCGGGCAGCGCCACCACCACCGTGTCCGTTCCTCCGGACAGGTAGAGTCGCGGCAGCAGCACCCTGCCCAGAGCCCCGTAAACACCGGGAAACAGGTAGAACACGCTCAGCAGTCCCACCGTCAGAGCAGCGGTACGACGCGCGGCCGCCCCGTCGGGGGTGGTGTGGAACCGAACCACCACGTGCGGGAGCCCCATGGTGCCGAACATGGTGGCGATCAGTACCGCCCAGGTTCCGAACAGCGGATGTCCGGCATCGGCGACGTCCAGCAGCGGAAGTCGCCATCGCTCCCCTCCCGGACGACCACCGGAACCGACGTGCGGCACGGGCTCTCCCGCAGGGAAGACGAGAGTCCGCCCCGCCCGCACCCGGTGCGTGCCCGGTTGCAGCACACGGTCGCTACCGTCCGGACGATGGATCCGCGTCGGCTCGGTGATCCGGAACGTGACCCCGATGCGGAACTCCACACGGGTCCGTTCCTCGAAGTGTTCGAACTCCACGGGCCGCAACGCCTGTTGCCGCACGTCGGCTCCGGCGTGGACCGTCAACCACACGGCAGGCACGGCGAACAGCAACAGCTTCAGGCAGAACTGCACCGCCTGCACGTAGGTGGCCGCCCGCATACCGCCGAGCGCCAGGGTGACGCTGATGACGACCCCGGCGACGACCACCCCGACCCAGTACGGCGTGGCGCTGACCGCGCTGAGCACCAGTCCCGCCGTGCGGAACTGCGGCACCAGGTACAGCACCGCGATCAGCAGCACCACCACGGCGGTCAGCTTGCGCAGCGCTGTGGAGGACAACCGAGCCTCGGCGAAATCGGGGACTGTCAACGCTCCCGAGCGCCGCATGGGAGCGGCGACCAGCACCAGCATCGCCACATAACCGGCTGTGAATCCGACGGGGTACCAGAGCGCGCCGGGCCCGTCCTTGACCATCATGCCCGCGATCCCCAGAAACGACGCGGCCGAGAGGTACTCACCGGAGACGGCAGCCGAATTCAACAGCGGCGAGACCTGTCTGGACGCGACCAGGAAGTCCGAGGTGGTCCGCATCGCGGCGACGCCGCGCACCCCGACGAACAGAGTGAGCAGCACCACCGGCGCGACCGCCAGCACCGCCACCGTCATCGGTGCCGCTCCAGCCGCTCAGCGCGCCGCAGCTGCCGCCACGCCAGCAGCACCATCGCCGGGAACGGGACGAGCACCGGGAGCAACCAGGAGACCGGAATCCCCGCCACCCGCGCCGAGGTGACCATAGGCAGGTAGGCCTGTACCAGGGGGAGACCGAACACGAGCAGGACCAGTCCGGACAATGTGATCGCCCCGTGAAACCGCTGGGCACGGTAGAGCCGGGTGGCCCGTTCGAGTTCGGCGGGCCCCAGCGGTGGCTCGCTCCAGTTGGTCCGTGAGACCCGTCGGACACGAGCCATCCGGGTCTGGGGACTCATGACCGGAACCCGTTTACCCTCGCTCATCGGCTTCCCCGGGACGCGCTGTCCAGCTCGACCCGTTGGGCCTGGTGCAGCAACTTCTCGCGCAGTTCGCGCGCGTGCCTTCTGCTGACCGGGACGTCACCGAGCTCGGTGTGCGCCACGAGACCACCCGCCGAGTCGCTGCGCAGCTCCAGCACCGCCTGCAACGCGACCAGAAAGCTGCGGTGCACTCGTTGGAAACCGGCCGAGCACCAGTACTCAGCCAGCCGTGAGATGGGCATCCGCACCACGTGCTCCCCCCAAGGGGTGTGCAGTCGGACGTAGTCACCGTCGGCGGACACGAAACGCACGTCGCCACGGCGCACGTACTTGGTACGACCGGCGGTTTCCACCGGCAGCGCGGGCATCGCGTCGGTCACCGGAACGGGCTGCTCCGAGTCGGCCGCATCACCGGGGGAGGCCACCACCCTGCTCACCTTGGCCAGTGCCGCGGCCAGCCGTTCGGCACGTACCGGTTTGAGCAGGTAGTCGACGGCACCGATGTCGTATGCCGTCACGGCGTGCCCGTCGTAGGCCGTGACGAACACGATCACCGGCGGAGAACTCAGCCTGGTCAGCAGCGATGCGAGTTCGATGCCGTCGAGGCCGGGCATCGATATGTCCAGGAACACCACGTCGAACCGGTCGCTCTGTATCAGTTTCAGCGCCGCCAACGCCTCGTCGGCTCCCGTCACCTCGGCGACCTCGGGAGCACCCCGCAGCATCTCGCGGAGCTCGTCCAAGGCGGGGCGAACGTCGTCGACAGCCAGCACTCGAAGTCCTCTGGTCATCGCGGCACCACTCCGGGTTGAAACATGGGTACCCGGAAAATCACCTTTGTCCCCGCCCCTCGCGCGGTCTCGACGACCAGGCCGTACCAGGCACCGTAGATGGATCGCAACCTGCGATCCACGTTGGCCAGGCCGACACTGTTCTCGGAACCACGACCGGCCAGTATCTCCTCCGCGTCGGCCGGATCCATGCCCACTCCGTCGTCCTCCACACTGATCACCAGATCGCTTCCGGCCGCCTCACCGGAGACCTGCACGAGGCCGGCCCCGTCGGCACCCCCGACGAAAGCCGGTTGGATCCCGTGCCGCACCGCGTTCTCCACCAAGGGCTGTAGTACCAGGTAGGGCACGGACACGGCCAGCACGTCGGGCGCCACACGAATCTGTACCCGCAGTCGACTGCCGAGCACCGCGCGCTGCAGCGCGAGGTAGGTCTCGATGGCGTGGAACTCGTCGGAAACGGTGGCGTACTCACGGTTTCGCGCGAGCCCGTAGCGGATGAAATCGGCGAAATCGAGCACGAGCTCACGGCTGCGATCCGGCTCGGAGCGGATGAGAGATCCGATCACGGTCAACGCGTTGTAGACGAAGTGCGGGGATATCTCGGAACGCAACGCACGCAGCTCGGAACGCGCTGCCCGCTCGGCGGTGCTTTCCAGCCTGCCGCGTTCCAACGAGTCCTCGATCCAGTCTCCGGCCCGGCTCACCGCGGACACCGACACACGGCCGCTGACCAGCAGAACCCCCACGAGCTCAGCACTCGAGTGGAGCGGAACGGCGGTCAGCGGCGGTCGACCGTGCCGCGTCTCGGTGTGCAGCACTTTGTCGATCAACTTGGCCGCGCCTCGCGGATCGTTCGGAGTTCCCGCCCGCACCCAGTCACCGGACAGCCCGGTCAGCACCACCGCCCGCGCACGAAGCAGTCGTCGAAGATCCCGTGCGGCCGCTTTGACCCCGGTCCCGTTCAGACCTTCCTTGAGGTTCTTCGTGATGCGGTACGCCGTGGCCACGCTGGTCATCGGATCGGGCGCTGACCACCCGGTCCGAGGCTCCGCGAAGCCAGGTGCTCGATCGGCGGGCACGGGCATGAACGCTCCTAGCACTGTCGAGACGGCCCGCCGGATACTAGTGCTTCGGCCAC
This portion of the Actinopolyspora lacussalsi genome encodes:
- a CDS encoding protocatechuate 3,4-dioxygenase beta subunit (product_source=COG3485; cath_funfam=2.60.130.10; cog=COG3485; superfamily=49482), coding for MTEREPDDEHEADQRGTTRRTALAAFGGLGIGTLAAGTGREPANATGSAEETQSGGRFQPSCVLAPEQMEGPYYLDYRILRRNITEHKRGIDLLLNIVVVDASNCEPLPGIAVDIWHCDALGVYSSYTEYDDGEIPPLDETGHAEPTDHTTWLRGVQLTDRRGFANFRSIVPGWYRGRTTHIHIKTITGGHREDGSWRGGDTSHTGQLYFPREFNERLARTEPYSHNTVPRTTNAEDLLYNSGDEGPMTRLRIGRVPVGSVRPTISASIVLGIHPEATPPPEGLPPGTQPPG
- a CDS encoding cation/acetate symporter (product_source=KO:K14393; cog=COG4147; ko=KO:K14393; pfam=PF00474; tigrfam=TIGR00813; transmembrane_helix_parts=Outside_1_14,TMhelix_15_34,Inside_35_59,TMhelix_60_82,Outside_83_85,TMhelix_86_108,Inside_109_128,TMhelix_129_151,Outside_152_165,TMhelix_166_188,Inside_189_192,TMhelix_193_215,Outside_216_255,TMhelix_256_278,Inside_279_289,TMhelix_290_312,Outside_313_348,TMhelix_349_371,Inside_372_390,TMhelix_391_410,Outside_411_419,TMhelix_420_442,Inside_443_448,TMhelix_449_471,Outside_472_492,TMhelix_493_512,Inside_513_538) gives rise to the protein MTQLAQSGGLQGSNPVINISIFVAFVVVTLVVVLRASRTTKTASDYYAAGRAFSGPQNGIAISGDYLSAASFLGIVGAIALYGYDGFLYSIGFLVAWLVALLLVAELLRNTGKFTMGDVLAFRMRQRPVRAAAATSTLAVSFFYLLAQMAGAGVLVSLLLGISNPVGVSLVIAIVGVIMIIYVLVGGMKGTTWVQIIKAGLLIAGAGAMTLWVLAKYGFDFSALLQGAVDKAGADGQRLLEPGAKYGTSEISKLDFLSLGLALVLGTAGLPHVLMRFYTVPTSREARRSVVWAIFLIGLFYLFSLVLGYGAAAMVGPETISQAPGASNSAAPLLAQALGGPVLLGFISAVAFATILAVVAGLTITASASFAHDIYANVIKRGEVSDKQAEVRVARITAVVIGAVAIVGGILARNQNVAFLVALAFAVAASANLPTILYSLFWKRFNTTGALCSIYGGLGIAILLIVFSPAVSGSETAMLSGVDFQWFPLENPGLVSIPASFFLGWLGTVLSGEHDEAKYAEMEVRSLTGAGAEKASSH
- a CDS encoding uncharacterized membrane protein (DUF485 family) (product_source=COG3162; cog=COG3162; pfam=PF04341; superfamily=103473; transmembrane_helix_parts=Inside_1_31,TMhelix_32_54,Outside_55_68,TMhelix_69_91,Inside_92_114), which encodes MTTDESESRDPTVEQWKEAHASADFVALRRRLRGFVFPVAVLFLSWYLLYVLLADYAHGFMSIKLVGNINVGLVLGLLQFVSTFVITGIYVRFANRRLDPVAGRIREEIEGRSE